One genomic region from Doryrhamphus excisus isolate RoL2022-K1 chromosome 14, RoL_Dexc_1.0, whole genome shotgun sequence encodes:
- the LOC131101384 gene encoding src-like-adapter, with amino-acid sequence MGNVMRSMGSRHKDHTRDPGGPQEGAEDNVAVVLADYPPPEVSEPIFKMGEKLSIISQDAYLWKVGSLQTGKESYIPNSLVAKVYHGWLFEGVTRCDAEKLLLLPGNRVGSFLVRENATERGKYVLSVKHNAIKHYRISRLDNNWYYISPRLTFQCLEHMINHYSDTADGMCCVLTSPCLSNPTTPPAGEPPVVMRCHFDWNKIDRMQLTSTGDHHNNMVSYGVRNSMADYLSFSGYHQEAQRVKGENRKRKSKSVYTLPKNGLANIDYDDL; translated from the exons ATGGGCAACGTGATGCGAAGCATGGGCAGCCGCCACAAAGACCACACAAGAGACCCCGGCGGCCCCCAGGAAG GGGCAGAGGACAACGTGGCGGTAGTACTCGCCGACTATCCGCCTCCAGAAGTCAGCGAGCCCATCTTCAAGATGGGGGAGAAGCTCAGCATCATCTCGCA GGACGCCTACTTGTGGAAGGTGGGTTCCCTCCAGACAGGGAAGGAGAGCTACATCCCCAATAGCCTCGTGGCCAAAGTGTACCACGG CTGGCTGTTCGAGGGGGTGACGAGGTGTGATGCTGAGAAGCTGCTTCTTCTACCCGGCAACAGGGTGGGCTCCTTTCTGGTGCGGGAGAACGCCACAGAGAGAG GTAAGTACGTGCTCTCGGTCAAGCACAACGCCATCAAGCACTATCGCATCTCCAGGCTGGACAACAACTGGTACTACATCTCGCCTCGCCTCACCTTCCAGTGCCTGGAGCACATGATCAACCACTACTCCG ACACCGCGGACGGCATGTGCTGCGTCTTGACCTCTCCGTGTTTGTCCAACCCGACGACTCCACCAGCAGGCGAGCCGCCAGTCGTCATGAGGTGCCACTTTGACTGGAATAAAATAGACAG GATGCAGCTGACCAGCACGGGCGACCACCACAACAACATGGTGAGCTACGGCGTCAGGAATAGCATGGCCGACTACCTGTCCTTTTCCGGATATCACCAGGAAGCCCAACGCGTGAAGGgggaaaacaggaagaggaagagcaaatctgtttacaCATTGCCCAAAAACGGCCTGGCCAACATTGACTATGATGACCTCTAG